Proteins found in one Vespula pensylvanica isolate Volc-1 chromosome 10, ASM1446617v1, whole genome shotgun sequence genomic segment:
- the LOC122632474 gene encoding ephrin type-B receptor 1-B isoform X6 produces MAPFFAASTLAGALRPLLALLLALLIGCPRAIHAEQVVLLDTTTEAKLEWTRYPYGPQASTPGWVEESFTNFDKGINWRSYVVCDVAYNNVNNWLWTPFIERGPANRMYIEIKFTTRDCSLFPGNALSCKETFSLLYYEFDAATKEPPPWEPDSYKLIGRIAAGEGRFNTNTEVVINTEIKSVPVTKKGVYFAFRDQGACISLLAIKVYYISCPEISVNFAHFPATPTGREVALVEQTIGTCVANAVKIETPTFLCKGDGKWYLPSGGCHCKPGYQADVEKQQCIECPIGRFKHEAGPHSCELCPTHSKSTDQAVTECRCDADYYRAADDPKKMPCTQPPSAPQNLTVNFVDQSTVILSWNAPHKLGGRTDTTYRVVCDACSMGVKYIPNTEIFNDTKITITGLNAVTTYRFQVFAENGVSAQAGKSEYVDITVTTEASVPSLVSNVRITSVKSSELSISWDAPVTEVGGDSDHVERYEVRCYPRFDDAINATVIQTSDLSATFKGLKPATDYAIQVRAKTTRGWGEYTPVIYKKTPHAMGLDYVGEDDNMQVRIIAGAVVAVVVLLVIIIVMTVLFLRSRASDECNKKQPSDCDTLEYRNGEGLVVTYMHCKMDSSPIVTTHTNNKSKSSLTTPLFTPAVGVTGAGAGGTGGTGARSYVDPHTYEDPNQAVREFAREIDAGYITIEAIIGGGEFGDVCRGKLKLPPDGRTEIDVAIKTLKPGSADKARNDFLTEASIMGQFEHPNVIFLQGVVTKSNPVMIITEFMENGSLDTFLRANDGKFQVLQLVGMLRGIASGMQYLAEMNYVHRDLAARNVLVNAALVCKIADFGLSREIESATEGAYTTRGGKIPVRWTAPEAIAFRKFTSASDVWSMGIVCWEVMSYGERPYWNWSNQDVIKSIEKGYRLPAPMDCPEAIYQLMLDCWQKERTHRPTFANLTQTLDKLIRSPDTLRKIAQNRIRERGAPPPPPPATSASSNVHLRKRGTNPLAPDAVDLTQLTSVSEWLASIKMSRYAESFERAGVTTLEAAARVTVQELTALGITLVGHQKKIMNSVTALRAQMSATSQSFLV; encoded by the exons TGGGTGGAAGAGTCGTTCACAAACTTCGACAAGGGTATCAATTGGCGAAGTTACGTCGTCTGCGACGTCGCTTATAACAACGTGAACAATTGGCTCTGGACGCCGTTCATCGAGAGGGGTCCGGCAAATCGCATGTACATAGAAATCAAATTCACGACACGAGACTGTTCGTTGTTCCCTGGAAATGCCCTTAGCTGCAAGGAGACATTCAGTCTTCTCTACTACGAGTTTGACGCCGCTACGAAAGAGCCACCACCGTGGGAGCCGGACAGTTATAAACTCATCG GACGAATAGCCGCTGGCGAGGGTAGATTCAACACGAATACGGAAGTGGTGATTAACACCGAAATAAAGTCCGTACCAGTTACGAAGAAGGGCGTGTACTTTGCCTTCCGTGATCAAGGTGCCTGCATCTCGCTTCTTGCCATCAAGGTTTATTACATCAGTTGTCCGGAAATCTCGGTGAACTTTGCTCATTTCCCGGCGACACCGACCGGCCGCGAAGTCGCTTTGGTCGAACAAACGATCGGCACCTGCGTCGCGAATGCCGTTAAGATCGAGACACCGACGTTCCTTTGCAAGGGTGACGGTAAATGGTATCTACCAAGTGGTGGATGTCATTGCAAACCTGGTTACCAAGCAGACGTTGAAAAGCAACAGTGCATCGAATGTCCGATCGGTAGATTCAAGCACGAGGCTGGACCCCACAGCTGCGAGCTGTGTCCTACTCATAGTAAATCGACCGATCAGGCTGTCACCGAGTGCCGCTGCGATGCCGATTATTACAGAGCCGCTGATGATCCCAAGAAGATGCCCTGCACAC AACCACCGTCGGCGCCTCAGAACCTAACCGTCAATTTCGTGGACCAATCGACGGTGATTCTTTCGTGGAACGCACCGCACAAGCTCGGTGGTAGGACCGACACAACGTATAGGGTCGTTTGCGATGCTTGCAGCATGGGTGTCAAATATATACCTAACACG GAGATCTTCAACGACACGAAGATCACGATCACCGGCTTAAATGCTGTCACGACCTATCGTTTCCAAGTATTCGCTGAAAATGGTGTGTCCGCACAAGCTGGGAAGTCGGAATACGTGGACATCACGGTCACCACCGAAGCAAGCGTACCGAGCTTAGTGAGCAATGTTAGAATAACGAGCGTCAAAAGTTCCGAACTGAGCATTAGTTGGGATGCACCGGTCACGGAAGTAGGTGGAGACAGCGATCACGTCGAGAGATACGAAG TGAGGTGTTATCCGCGCTTCGACGATGCCATTAACGCCACTGTGATCCAAACTTCAGATCTCTCTGCTACTTTTAAAGGCCTAAAACCAGCAACGGATTATGCGATTCAGGTTCGAGCTAAAACCACACGTGGCTGGGGCGAATATACCCCTGTTATCTACAAAAAGACACCGCACGCGATGGGACTCG actATGTCGGCGAAGACGACAATATGCAGGTCAGAATAATCGCCGGTGCAGTAGTAGCAGTGGTCGTCCTTctcgttatcatcatcgtcatgaCCGTTCTCTTCCTGAGAAG CAGGGCCTCAGACGAGTGTAACAAGAAACAGCCGAGCGATTGCGACACCTTGGAATACAGAAACGGCGAAG GACTAGTTGTGACCTACA TGCACTGCAAAATGGACAGTTCACCGATTGTGACAACCCACACCAACAACAAGAGCAAGTCGTCGC TGACGACGCCGCTGTTCACGCCTGCAGTGGGAGTAACTGGAGCGGGTGCTGGAGGTACAGGTGGCACCGGTGCTAGGAGCTACGTCGATCCTCACACCTACGAGGATCCAAATCAGGCTGTTCGAGAATTTGCTAGAGAAATTGACGCTGGATACATCACGATAGAAGCCATCATCg GCGGTGGTGAATTCGGAGACGTTTGTCGTGGCAAATTGAAACTACCACCGGATGGTCGAACGGAAATCGACGTGGCCATAAAGACATTGAAACCTGGCTCTGCTGACAAAGCACGGAACGACTTTCTAACGGAAGCCTCGATAATGGGTCAGTTCGAGCACCCCAATGTGATATTTCTTCAAGGTGTCGTGACAAAGAGTAATCCGGTGATGATCATCACCGAGTTCATGGAGAACGGAAGTTTGGACACTTTTCTTCGGGCGAATGATGGTAAATTCCAAGTGCTTCAGCTGGTCGGTATGCTACGTGGCATAGCCAGTGGTATGCAGTATCTCGCCGAAATGAATTATGTGCATCGTGATCTCGCGGCAAGGAATGTCCTGGTGAATGCTGCTCTGGTTTGTAAAATAGCTGATTTTGGACTGAGCCGAGAGATTGAAAGTGCGACAGAGGGTGCATATACAACTAGG GGCGGTAAGATTCCGGTACGATGGACAGCACCAGAGGCAATAGCATTCCGTAAATTTACTAGCGCCTCCGACGTCTGGAGTATGGGTATCGTTTGCTGGGAAGTCATGTCCTACGGCGAGAGACCATATTGGAATTGGTCCAACCAAGACgtgataaaatcgatcgaaaaaggaTACAGACTTCCAGCACCGATGGACTGTCCCGAAGCAATCTATCAGTTAATGCTCGACTGTTGGCAGAAAGAACGAACTCATCGGCCTACCTTCGCCAATCTCACTCAGACATTGGACAAACTCATACGGAGTCCGGACACTTTGAGGAAAATCGCGCAGAACAG AATCAGGGAACGGGGTGCTCCACCCCCACCCCCACCCGCCACGTCGGCATCTTCCAACGTGCATTtgagaaaaag GGGCACCAATCCACTGGCGCCGGACGCGGTGGACTTGACGCAGTTGACCTCGGTCAGCGAGTGGTTGGCCTCGATCAAAATGTCTCGATACGCGGAGAGTTTCGAAAGGGCGGGAGTGACGACGTTGGAGGCAGCAGCTCGCGTTACCGTTCAAGAACTCACCGCACTTGGTATTACACTGGTCGGTCATCAAAAGAAGATCATGAACAGTGTGACGGCATTAAGAGCGCAAATGTCCGCCACGTCGCAGAGCTTTCTCgtttag
- the LOC122632474 gene encoding ephrin type-B receptor 1-B isoform X15 → MAPFFAASTLAGALRPLLALLLALLIGCPRAIHAEQVVLLDTTTEAKLEWTRYPYGPQASTPGWVEESFTNFDKGINWRSYVVCDVAYNNVNNWLWTPFIERGPANRMYIEIKFTTRDCSLFPGNALSCKETFSLLYYEFDAATKEPPPWEPDSYKLIGRIAAGEGRFNTNTEVVINTEIKSVPVTKKGVYFAFRDQGACISLLAIKVYYISCPEISVNFAHFPATPTGREVALVEQTIGTCVANAVKIETPTFLCKGDGKWYLPSGGCHCKPGYQADVEKQQCIECPIGRFKHEAGPHSCELCPTHSKSTDQAVTECRCDADYYRAADDPKKMPCTQPPSAPQNLTVNFVDQSTVILSWNAPHKLGGRTDTTYRVVCDACSMGVKYIPNTEIFNDTKITITGLNAVTTYRFQVFAENGVSAQAGKSEYVDITVTTEASVPSLVSNVRITSVKSSELSISWDAPVTEVGGDSDHVERYEVRCYPRFDDAINATVIQTSDLSATFKGLKPATDYAIQVRAKTTRGWGEYTPVIYKKTPHAMGLDYVGEDDNMQVRIIAGAVVAVVVLLVIIIVMTVLFLRRNPLHLNPYASLDSTHIMQFRCSRASDECNKKQPSDCDTLEYRNGEVGVTGAGAGGTGGTGARSYVDPHTYEDPNQAVREFAREIDAGYITIEAIIGGGEFGDVCRGKLKLPPDGRTEIDVAIKTLKPGSADKARNDFLTEASIMGQFEHPNVIFLQGVVTKSNPVMIITEFMENGSLDTFLRANDGKFQVLQLVGMLRGIASGMQYLAEMNYVHRDLAARNVLVNAALVCKIADFGLSREIESATEGAYTTRGGKIPVRWTAPEAIAFRKFTSASDVWSMGIVCWEVMSYGERPYWNWSNQDVIKSIEKGYRLPAPMDCPEAIYQLMLDCWQKERTHRPTFANLTQTLDKLIRSPDTLRKIAQNRIRERGAPPPPPPATSASSNVHLRKRGTNPLAPDAVDLTQLTSVSEWLASIKMSRYAESFERAGVTTLEAAARVTVQELTALGITLVGHQKKIMNSVTALRAQMSATSQSFLV, encoded by the exons TGGGTGGAAGAGTCGTTCACAAACTTCGACAAGGGTATCAATTGGCGAAGTTACGTCGTCTGCGACGTCGCTTATAACAACGTGAACAATTGGCTCTGGACGCCGTTCATCGAGAGGGGTCCGGCAAATCGCATGTACATAGAAATCAAATTCACGACACGAGACTGTTCGTTGTTCCCTGGAAATGCCCTTAGCTGCAAGGAGACATTCAGTCTTCTCTACTACGAGTTTGACGCCGCTACGAAAGAGCCACCACCGTGGGAGCCGGACAGTTATAAACTCATCG GACGAATAGCCGCTGGCGAGGGTAGATTCAACACGAATACGGAAGTGGTGATTAACACCGAAATAAAGTCCGTACCAGTTACGAAGAAGGGCGTGTACTTTGCCTTCCGTGATCAAGGTGCCTGCATCTCGCTTCTTGCCATCAAGGTTTATTACATCAGTTGTCCGGAAATCTCGGTGAACTTTGCTCATTTCCCGGCGACACCGACCGGCCGCGAAGTCGCTTTGGTCGAACAAACGATCGGCACCTGCGTCGCGAATGCCGTTAAGATCGAGACACCGACGTTCCTTTGCAAGGGTGACGGTAAATGGTATCTACCAAGTGGTGGATGTCATTGCAAACCTGGTTACCAAGCAGACGTTGAAAAGCAACAGTGCATCGAATGTCCGATCGGTAGATTCAAGCACGAGGCTGGACCCCACAGCTGCGAGCTGTGTCCTACTCATAGTAAATCGACCGATCAGGCTGTCACCGAGTGCCGCTGCGATGCCGATTATTACAGAGCCGCTGATGATCCCAAGAAGATGCCCTGCACAC AACCACCGTCGGCGCCTCAGAACCTAACCGTCAATTTCGTGGACCAATCGACGGTGATTCTTTCGTGGAACGCACCGCACAAGCTCGGTGGTAGGACCGACACAACGTATAGGGTCGTTTGCGATGCTTGCAGCATGGGTGTCAAATATATACCTAACACG GAGATCTTCAACGACACGAAGATCACGATCACCGGCTTAAATGCTGTCACGACCTATCGTTTCCAAGTATTCGCTGAAAATGGTGTGTCCGCACAAGCTGGGAAGTCGGAATACGTGGACATCACGGTCACCACCGAAGCAAGCGTACCGAGCTTAGTGAGCAATGTTAGAATAACGAGCGTCAAAAGTTCCGAACTGAGCATTAGTTGGGATGCACCGGTCACGGAAGTAGGTGGAGACAGCGATCACGTCGAGAGATACGAAG TGAGGTGTTATCCGCGCTTCGACGATGCCATTAACGCCACTGTGATCCAAACTTCAGATCTCTCTGCTACTTTTAAAGGCCTAAAACCAGCAACGGATTATGCGATTCAGGTTCGAGCTAAAACCACACGTGGCTGGGGCGAATATACCCCTGTTATCTACAAAAAGACACCGCACGCGATGGGACTCG actATGTCGGCGAAGACGACAATATGCAGGTCAGAATAATCGCCGGTGCAGTAGTAGCAGTGGTCGTCCTTctcgttatcatcatcgtcatgaCCGTTCTCTTCCTGAGAAG AAACCCTTTACATTTAAACCCATACGCTTCACTCGACTCGACTCATATAATGCAATTTCGATGCAGCAGGGCCTCAGACGAGTGTAACAAGAAACAGCCGAGCGATTGCGACACCTTGGAATACAGAAACGGCGAAG TGGGAGTAACTGGAGCGGGTGCTGGAGGTACAGGTGGCACCGGTGCTAGGAGCTACGTCGATCCTCACACCTACGAGGATCCAAATCAGGCTGTTCGAGAATTTGCTAGAGAAATTGACGCTGGATACATCACGATAGAAGCCATCATCg GCGGTGGTGAATTCGGAGACGTTTGTCGTGGCAAATTGAAACTACCACCGGATGGTCGAACGGAAATCGACGTGGCCATAAAGACATTGAAACCTGGCTCTGCTGACAAAGCACGGAACGACTTTCTAACGGAAGCCTCGATAATGGGTCAGTTCGAGCACCCCAATGTGATATTTCTTCAAGGTGTCGTGACAAAGAGTAATCCGGTGATGATCATCACCGAGTTCATGGAGAACGGAAGTTTGGACACTTTTCTTCGGGCGAATGATGGTAAATTCCAAGTGCTTCAGCTGGTCGGTATGCTACGTGGCATAGCCAGTGGTATGCAGTATCTCGCCGAAATGAATTATGTGCATCGTGATCTCGCGGCAAGGAATGTCCTGGTGAATGCTGCTCTGGTTTGTAAAATAGCTGATTTTGGACTGAGCCGAGAGATTGAAAGTGCGACAGAGGGTGCATATACAACTAGG GGCGGTAAGATTCCGGTACGATGGACAGCACCAGAGGCAATAGCATTCCGTAAATTTACTAGCGCCTCCGACGTCTGGAGTATGGGTATCGTTTGCTGGGAAGTCATGTCCTACGGCGAGAGACCATATTGGAATTGGTCCAACCAAGACgtgataaaatcgatcgaaaaaggaTACAGACTTCCAGCACCGATGGACTGTCCCGAAGCAATCTATCAGTTAATGCTCGACTGTTGGCAGAAAGAACGAACTCATCGGCCTACCTTCGCCAATCTCACTCAGACATTGGACAAACTCATACGGAGTCCGGACACTTTGAGGAAAATCGCGCAGAACAG AATCAGGGAACGGGGTGCTCCACCCCCACCCCCACCCGCCACGTCGGCATCTTCCAACGTGCATTtgagaaaaag GGGCACCAATCCACTGGCGCCGGACGCGGTGGACTTGACGCAGTTGACCTCGGTCAGCGAGTGGTTGGCCTCGATCAAAATGTCTCGATACGCGGAGAGTTTCGAAAGGGCGGGAGTGACGACGTTGGAGGCAGCAGCTCGCGTTACCGTTCAAGAACTCACCGCACTTGGTATTACACTGGTCGGTCATCAAAAGAAGATCATGAACAGTGTGACGGCATTAAGAGCGCAAATGTCCGCCACGTCGCAGAGCTTTCTCgtttag
- the LOC122632474 gene encoding ephrin type-B receptor 1-B isoform X11: MAPFFAASTLAGALRPLLALLLALLIGCPRAIHAEQVVLLDTTTEAKLEWTRYPYGPQASTPGWVEESFTNFDKGINWRSYVVCDVAYNNVNNWLWTPFIERGPANRMYIEIKFTTRDCSLFPGNALSCKETFSLLYYEFDAATKEPPPWEPDSYKLIGRIAAGEGRFNTNTEVVINTEIKSVPVTKKGVYFAFRDQGACISLLAIKVYYISCPEISVNFAHFPATPTGREVALVEQTIGTCVANAVKIETPTFLCKGDGKWYLPSGGCHCKPGYQADVEKQQCIECPIGRFKHEAGPHSCELCPTHSKSTDQAVTECRCDADYYRAADDPKKMPCTQPPSAPQNLTVNFVDQSTVILSWNAPHKLGGRTDTTYRVVCDACSMGVKYIPNTEIFNDTKITITGLNAVTTYRFQVFAENGVSAQAGKSEYVDITVTTEASVPSLVSNVRITSVKSSELSISWDAPVTEVGGDSDHVERYEVRCYPRFDDAINATVIQTSDLSATFKGLKPATDYAIQVRAKTTRGWGEYTPVIYKKTPHAMGLDYVGEDDNMQVRIIAGAVVAVVVLLVIIIVMTVLFLRRNPLHLNPYASLDSTHIMQFRCSRASDECNKKQPSDCDTLEYRNGEVTTPLFTPAVGVTGAGAGGTGGTGARSYVDPHTYEDPNQAVREFAREIDAGYITIEAIIGGGEFGDVCRGKLKLPPDGRTEIDVAIKTLKPGSADKARNDFLTEASIMGQFEHPNVIFLQGVVTKSNPVMIITEFMENGSLDTFLRANDGKFQVLQLVGMLRGIASGMQYLAEMNYVHRDLAARNVLVNAALVCKIADFGLSREIESATEGAYTTRGGKIPVRWTAPEAIAFRKFTSASDVWSMGIVCWEVMSYGERPYWNWSNQDVIKSIEKGYRLPAPMDCPEAIYQLMLDCWQKERTHRPTFANLTQTLDKLIRSPDTLRKIAQNRIRERGAPPPPPPATSASSNVHLRKRGTNPLAPDAVDLTQLTSVSEWLASIKMSRYAESFERAGVTTLEAAARVTVQELTALGITLVGHQKKIMNSVTALRAQMSATSQSFLV, encoded by the exons TGGGTGGAAGAGTCGTTCACAAACTTCGACAAGGGTATCAATTGGCGAAGTTACGTCGTCTGCGACGTCGCTTATAACAACGTGAACAATTGGCTCTGGACGCCGTTCATCGAGAGGGGTCCGGCAAATCGCATGTACATAGAAATCAAATTCACGACACGAGACTGTTCGTTGTTCCCTGGAAATGCCCTTAGCTGCAAGGAGACATTCAGTCTTCTCTACTACGAGTTTGACGCCGCTACGAAAGAGCCACCACCGTGGGAGCCGGACAGTTATAAACTCATCG GACGAATAGCCGCTGGCGAGGGTAGATTCAACACGAATACGGAAGTGGTGATTAACACCGAAATAAAGTCCGTACCAGTTACGAAGAAGGGCGTGTACTTTGCCTTCCGTGATCAAGGTGCCTGCATCTCGCTTCTTGCCATCAAGGTTTATTACATCAGTTGTCCGGAAATCTCGGTGAACTTTGCTCATTTCCCGGCGACACCGACCGGCCGCGAAGTCGCTTTGGTCGAACAAACGATCGGCACCTGCGTCGCGAATGCCGTTAAGATCGAGACACCGACGTTCCTTTGCAAGGGTGACGGTAAATGGTATCTACCAAGTGGTGGATGTCATTGCAAACCTGGTTACCAAGCAGACGTTGAAAAGCAACAGTGCATCGAATGTCCGATCGGTAGATTCAAGCACGAGGCTGGACCCCACAGCTGCGAGCTGTGTCCTACTCATAGTAAATCGACCGATCAGGCTGTCACCGAGTGCCGCTGCGATGCCGATTATTACAGAGCCGCTGATGATCCCAAGAAGATGCCCTGCACAC AACCACCGTCGGCGCCTCAGAACCTAACCGTCAATTTCGTGGACCAATCGACGGTGATTCTTTCGTGGAACGCACCGCACAAGCTCGGTGGTAGGACCGACACAACGTATAGGGTCGTTTGCGATGCTTGCAGCATGGGTGTCAAATATATACCTAACACG GAGATCTTCAACGACACGAAGATCACGATCACCGGCTTAAATGCTGTCACGACCTATCGTTTCCAAGTATTCGCTGAAAATGGTGTGTCCGCACAAGCTGGGAAGTCGGAATACGTGGACATCACGGTCACCACCGAAGCAAGCGTACCGAGCTTAGTGAGCAATGTTAGAATAACGAGCGTCAAAAGTTCCGAACTGAGCATTAGTTGGGATGCACCGGTCACGGAAGTAGGTGGAGACAGCGATCACGTCGAGAGATACGAAG TGAGGTGTTATCCGCGCTTCGACGATGCCATTAACGCCACTGTGATCCAAACTTCAGATCTCTCTGCTACTTTTAAAGGCCTAAAACCAGCAACGGATTATGCGATTCAGGTTCGAGCTAAAACCACACGTGGCTGGGGCGAATATACCCCTGTTATCTACAAAAAGACACCGCACGCGATGGGACTCG actATGTCGGCGAAGACGACAATATGCAGGTCAGAATAATCGCCGGTGCAGTAGTAGCAGTGGTCGTCCTTctcgttatcatcatcgtcatgaCCGTTCTCTTCCTGAGAAG AAACCCTTTACATTTAAACCCATACGCTTCACTCGACTCGACTCATATAATGCAATTTCGATGCAGCAGGGCCTCAGACGAGTGTAACAAGAAACAGCCGAGCGATTGCGACACCTTGGAATACAGAAACGGCGAAG TGACGACGCCGCTGTTCACGCCTGCAGTGGGAGTAACTGGAGCGGGTGCTGGAGGTACAGGTGGCACCGGTGCTAGGAGCTACGTCGATCCTCACACCTACGAGGATCCAAATCAGGCTGTTCGAGAATTTGCTAGAGAAATTGACGCTGGATACATCACGATAGAAGCCATCATCg GCGGTGGTGAATTCGGAGACGTTTGTCGTGGCAAATTGAAACTACCACCGGATGGTCGAACGGAAATCGACGTGGCCATAAAGACATTGAAACCTGGCTCTGCTGACAAAGCACGGAACGACTTTCTAACGGAAGCCTCGATAATGGGTCAGTTCGAGCACCCCAATGTGATATTTCTTCAAGGTGTCGTGACAAAGAGTAATCCGGTGATGATCATCACCGAGTTCATGGAGAACGGAAGTTTGGACACTTTTCTTCGGGCGAATGATGGTAAATTCCAAGTGCTTCAGCTGGTCGGTATGCTACGTGGCATAGCCAGTGGTATGCAGTATCTCGCCGAAATGAATTATGTGCATCGTGATCTCGCGGCAAGGAATGTCCTGGTGAATGCTGCTCTGGTTTGTAAAATAGCTGATTTTGGACTGAGCCGAGAGATTGAAAGTGCGACAGAGGGTGCATATACAACTAGG GGCGGTAAGATTCCGGTACGATGGACAGCACCAGAGGCAATAGCATTCCGTAAATTTACTAGCGCCTCCGACGTCTGGAGTATGGGTATCGTTTGCTGGGAAGTCATGTCCTACGGCGAGAGACCATATTGGAATTGGTCCAACCAAGACgtgataaaatcgatcgaaaaaggaTACAGACTTCCAGCACCGATGGACTGTCCCGAAGCAATCTATCAGTTAATGCTCGACTGTTGGCAGAAAGAACGAACTCATCGGCCTACCTTCGCCAATCTCACTCAGACATTGGACAAACTCATACGGAGTCCGGACACTTTGAGGAAAATCGCGCAGAACAG AATCAGGGAACGGGGTGCTCCACCCCCACCCCCACCCGCCACGTCGGCATCTTCCAACGTGCATTtgagaaaaag GGGCACCAATCCACTGGCGCCGGACGCGGTGGACTTGACGCAGTTGACCTCGGTCAGCGAGTGGTTGGCCTCGATCAAAATGTCTCGATACGCGGAGAGTTTCGAAAGGGCGGGAGTGACGACGTTGGAGGCAGCAGCTCGCGTTACCGTTCAAGAACTCACCGCACTTGGTATTACACTGGTCGGTCATCAAAAGAAGATCATGAACAGTGTGACGGCATTAAGAGCGCAAATGTCCGCCACGTCGCAGAGCTTTCTCgtttag